The Palleronia sp. THAF1 genome contains the following window.
AAAGCCTGAAGCCGCGCGCCGCCGAGATCGACAGGAGCAACGAGATGCCCGCCGACCTGTGGCCGGAGATGGGTGGATTGGGGCTTTTGGGGATCACCGCGCCGGAAGCGGACGGCGGCGCTGGGATGGGATATCTGGCGCATGTGGTTGCCGTGGAAGAAATCGCGCGGGCCAGTGCAAGCGTCTCTCTGTCTTACGGCGCGCATTCCAACCTGTGCGTGAATCAGATCGCGCTGAACGGCAGTGCCGAACAGAAGGCGCGCTACCTGCCCAAGCTGATCTCTGGCGAAAACGTCGGCGCTTTGGCCATGTCAGAGGCGGGATCGGGATCGGATGTCGTCTCGATGCGGCTGAAGGCGGATAAGCGGAATGATCACTACCGACTGTCGGGCACGAAATACTGGATCACCAACGGCCCGGATGCGGACACGCTGGTCGTCTACGCCAAGACGGACGCCGACGCCGGGACCAAGGGCATCACCGCCTTCCTGATCGAGAAGACGATGACCGGCTTCACCACCTCGGCCCACTTTGACAAGCTGGGCATGCGTGGCTCGAACACCGCAGAGCTGATCTTCGACGACGTGGAAGTCCCGTTTGAAAACGTGCTGGGCGAAGAGGGCGGTGGCGTGCGCGTCCTGATGTCTGGTCTCGACTACGAACGCGTGGTCCTGTCGGGCATCGGGCTGGGCATCATGGCCGCCGCGATGGATGAGATCATGCCGTATCTGGCCGAGCGCAAGCAGTTCGGGAAGCCCATCGGGTCTTTCCAGCTGATGCAGGGCAAGATCGCGGATATCTACACCAAGATGAACAGCGCACGGGCCTATGTGTACGAGGTCGCGAAGGCGTGTGATGCGGGGCGTGTGACCCGTGCGGATGCGGCGGCCTGCGTGCTCTATGCGTCAGAAGAGGCGATGACCGTCGCGCACCAGGCTGTTCAGGCGATGGGCGGGGCAGGCTTCATGAACGACACGGTGGTCAGTCGGCTGTTCCGGGACGCCAAGCTGATGGAGATCGGCGCGGGCACATCGGAAATCCGCCGGATGCTGATCGGGCGTGAACTGATGGGCGCTATGGGATGACCGGTATGCGGTGGGTTCGAGTACTTGCGAGAGTACAGAGCATGGGCTTGGGGCTACTGGTCTTGGCCGGGCCTGCGTTGGCGGATCGGCCTTATCCGGAACAGTATCTGCTAGTGTTTGAGGCTTGCGTGACCGACGCGACGGCCGACCAATTGATGCAGTGCGTGGGCGACGCCGCGAGCGCTTGCATGGAGGCCGAGCCTGACGGTCAGACCACCTTCGGCATGACGGCCTGCATGATGATCGAGGCCGGTTTCTGGGATGACCGTCTGAACGCTATGTGGCCGGATGTTCAGGCCGCCGTGCGGGCCGATGATGCCGCTGAAGCCGGGATCGCGGAGGGCGCATTCGCCCAGCGCGCAGAGGCGCTTTTGACGGCGCAGCGTGCGTGGATCGCCTTCCGGGACGCGGAATGCGCTTTGGACTACGCGCTGTGGGGTGCGGGCTCCATGCGCTCTATCGCTGCAGCATCCTGCAAGCTGGACATGACAGCGGCGCGTGTTCAGCGGTTGCAAACCCTACTGGAGCCTATGTGATGCGTTGGATCGCGATAGTTTTGGCGGTGTCCGTATGGGACGCGCCCGCGACCGCGCAGGAGCCGGTCATCGATCATTCGATTGTCGAAAGCTGTCAGGCCGATGGCTCTTCGCTTTCCTGTATCGGGACCTCGGCAGAGCACTGCATCGAAACGGGCGGGGGCTCGCAGGTGGCCTACGGCTACTGTTATGGCGCGGAACTGGATTACTGGGATGACCAGTTGAACCGGGTCTATGCCGAGGCTGTAGATGCGGCGCGCGCCGTCGATGCCTCGGGATTTGTGCCGCCCATTGGCGTCGAAAGCCTGCGCGAGATGCAGCGGGCATGGATCACCTACCGGGACGCGCGGTGCGAACTGGTCGGACTGTCCTATGGGGGCGGCACGGGGGCTGGTCCCGGCGGGACCGAGTGCCGGATGCGCGCGACCGCCGAGCAGGTCTTTGTCCTGCGCGACCTGCGCGACCGGCTGAACTAGCGCATGCGTCCGGTCCTGTGGCTTCCTGTGTTGCTCGTGTGTGTGCTCGCCGCTGTCTACGGCCTGCGGTTGCGCGCGCCCGATATGGGTGAGGCGATCGAGCGCGTCGCGCGGCTTCATGCGGATCGCGTGCCCGGCGCGAAGGCGTCAGATTGTGCCGCGACGCCGGGGGACGGGAATGCGTGGCTGGTCGTGGCCTGCGGTGATGCGGTGCGCACGGTCTACCGCCTCGACCGGAGTGGGCGTGTCATCGCGCGACAGGCGATGGACGGCCCCGGTGCGGGGCTGTAGCGTTTGCCCATGTTGACCCGCCGCCCTTACGACGTGCTCTACGATAGGTTCCGCTGGGACCTGCCCGCGGCGATGAACATGGCGCATCAGGCCTGCGATGGCTGGGCCGCGACCGAACCCGATCGGATCGCCATCATCGATTTGTCGGGCGGTATCCGGCGCGAGGTGACGTATCGCCAACTGTGGCACCTCTCGCGTCGGGTCGAAGCCGCTTTGATGCAGAAGGGCATTCGTCCGACCGACCGGGTAGGCGTGCTGCTGTCCCAACGTCCCCTGTGTGCCGCCGCGCATCTGGCGTGCTGGCGGATGGGCGCGATCTCTGTGCCGCTGTTCAAGCTCTTCGGTCGCGATGGGTTGATGACCCGGCTGGAAGACGCAGGCGCGGGCGTCGTGGTCACCGATCAGGAAGGGCAGGCGGCGCTGCAAGGTTCTGGAATCGGCTGCATCACCCGCGCGACCTTGCCTGAAGCCCGCGCAGCATCCAGCGCCGCGCCCGAGTTCGATCCCGACCATCCGGCTGTGCTGATCTATACCTCTGGTACCACGGGGGCGCCGAAAGGCGCGCTGCATGGCCATCGCGTGCTGACCGGCCATCTGCCAGGTGTGGAAATGAGCCACGATTACCTTGGCCAGCGCGGCGATGTGATCTGGACGCCCGCCGACTGGGCGTGGATCGGGGGCCTGTTCGATGTGCTGATGCCGGGCCTTGCGCTGGGTGTGCCGGTCGTCGCGGCGCGATCGCCGAAATTCACCGTCGATGATGCCGTGCGGATCTGTGCTGAAGGCGGCGTGCGCAACGTGTTCTTCCCGCCGACCGTGCTGCGTATGATGAAGGCAACCGACGTTTCGATCCCGAACCTGCGGTCGGTCGCGTCGGGCGGCGAACCTCTGGGGGCAGAGATGCTCGCATGGGGTCGTCGCGCGCTGGGCGTGACGATCAACGAGTTCTACGGCCAGACCGAGTGCAACATGATCGCGGCCTCCTCTGGCGAGATGTTCAAGGCCGTGCCCGGCACCATCGGCCGTGCGGTGCCGGGGCACAAGCTGGCGGTGCTGGATGACGACGGCGTGCCGACCGACGGTGAGGGAGATATCGCCGTGGCGCGTGGTTCGGCGTCTATGATGCTGGAATACTGGCGCAAGCCGAAGGAGACGGAGGCCAAGTTCAAGGGGCGCTGGATGCTGACCGGCGACCGGGGCATCTGGGAGGGCGACCATCTGCGTTTTCTGGGGCGCGAGGACGATGTGATCGCCTCTGGCGGCTACCGGATCGGACCGTCTGAGATTGAGGATTGCTTGTTGACGCACGATGCCGTGGCGACCGTGGGTGTGGTCGGCAAGCCCGATGCGGTGCGCGGCCAGATCGTGAAAGCCTATGTGGTGCTGAAGGACGGAGTGGAGGGCGGCGATGCGCTGGCAGCCGAACTGCAAACGATGGTGCGCGAACGGGTGTCGGCCCACGTCTACCCGCGCGAGGTGGCGTTCCTGGAGGCGCTCCCAATGACAGTGACGGGCAAGGTTATCCGCAGCGCGCTGCGCGAGCGGGCGGCGCGGGAATGAGGGGGAGGGGGGGCTCTGCCCCCGCGCTGGCGCGCGTCCCCGAGGTATTTTTGGAACGATGAAGCATGGGGTGGCTTGAATGAAGCTGCAATCGCAGGTCCTGACGGGGTCCGAGACCTATCGCGCCAATCGCGCCGCGCATCTGGACGCGTTGGACGTGGTGCAACAGGCCGCCGCGCTGGCGATGGAGGGCGGCGGCGAGCGGTCTCGCGCGCGTCATCTGAAGCGCGGCAAGATGCTGCCACGTGACCGGGTGGCCGGTGTGCTCGATCCGGGATCGCCGTTTCTGGAAGTGGGTCTGACGGCAGCGCACGACATGTACGACGGAGCTGCTCCAGCGGCAGGGGCCATCGCGGGCGTAGGCTACGTTTCCGGACGGTTGTGCATGGTGCTGGCCAACGATGCCACGGTGAAGGGCGGCACCTACTATCCGGTCACGGTCAAGAAGCACCTGCGCGCGCAGGAGATCGCGGAAGAGAACCGGCTGCCGTGCATTTACCTGGTGGATTCGGGCGGCGCGAACCTGCCGCAGCAGGACGAGGTTTTCCCAGACCGCGACCATTTCGGACGCATCTTCTACAATCAAGCGCGGATGAGTGCGGCCGGGATTGCGCAGATCGCGGTCGTCATGGGGTCTTGCACGGCGGGCG
Protein-coding sequences here:
- a CDS encoding lysozyme inhibitor LprI family protein — translated: MTDATADQLMQCVGDAASACMEAEPDGQTTFGMTACMMIEAGFWDDRLNAMWPDVQAAVRADDAAEAGIAEGAFAQRAEALLTAQRAWIAFRDAECALDYALWGAGSMRSIAAASCKLDMTAARVQRLQTLLEPM
- a CDS encoding lysozyme inhibitor LprI family protein, with the translated sequence MRWIAIVLAVSVWDAPATAQEPVIDHSIVESCQADGSSLSCIGTSAEHCIETGGGSQVAYGYCYGAELDYWDDQLNRVYAEAVDAARAVDASGFVPPIGVESLREMQRAWITYRDARCELVGLSYGGGTGAGPGGTECRMRATAEQVFVLRDLRDRLN
- a CDS encoding AMP-binding protein; the encoded protein is MLTRRPYDVLYDRFRWDLPAAMNMAHQACDGWAATEPDRIAIIDLSGGIRREVTYRQLWHLSRRVEAALMQKGIRPTDRVGVLLSQRPLCAAAHLACWRMGAISVPLFKLFGRDGLMTRLEDAGAGVVVTDQEGQAALQGSGIGCITRATLPEARAASSAAPEFDPDHPAVLIYTSGTTGAPKGALHGHRVLTGHLPGVEMSHDYLGQRGDVIWTPADWAWIGGLFDVLMPGLALGVPVVAARSPKFTVDDAVRICAEGGVRNVFFPPTVLRMMKATDVSIPNLRSVASGGEPLGAEMLAWGRRALGVTINEFYGQTECNMIAASSGEMFKAVPGTIGRAVPGHKLAVLDDDGVPTDGEGDIAVARGSASMMLEYWRKPKETEAKFKGRWMLTGDRGIWEGDHLRFLGREDDVIASGGYRIGPSEIEDCLLTHDAVATVGVVGKPDAVRGQIVKAYVVLKDGVEGGDALAAELQTMVRERVSAHVYPREVAFLEALPMTVTGKVIRSALRERAARE
- a CDS encoding acyl-CoA dehydrogenase family protein, whose amino-acid sequence is MFTASLTFDLGEDINALREMVHRWAQESLKPRAAEIDRSNEMPADLWPEMGGLGLLGITAPEADGGAGMGYLAHVVAVEEIARASASVSLSYGAHSNLCVNQIALNGSAEQKARYLPKLISGENVGALAMSEAGSGSDVVSMRLKADKRNDHYRLSGTKYWITNGPDADTLVVYAKTDADAGTKGITAFLIEKTMTGFTTSAHFDKLGMRGSNTAELIFDDVEVPFENVLGEEGGGVRVLMSGLDYERVVLSGIGLGIMAAAMDEIMPYLAERKQFGKPIGSFQLMQGKIADIYTKMNSARAYVYEVAKACDAGRVTRADAAACVLYASEEAMTVAHQAVQAMGGAGFMNDTVVSRLFRDAKLMEIGAGTSEIRRMLIGRELMGAMG